From a region of the Phragmites australis chromosome 21, lpPhrAust1.1, whole genome shotgun sequence genome:
- the LOC133902913 gene encoding LOW QUALITY PROTEIN: benzyl alcohol O-benzoyltransferase-like (The sequence of the model RefSeq protein was modified relative to this genomic sequence to represent the inferred CDS: inserted 2 bases in 1 codon), translating into MAGTAAALKFTVRRRPAVLVAPAAPTPRELKRLSDIDDQDGLRFHIPVIQFYRRSALMGGRDPAPVIRDAVAKALVHYYPFAGRLRELEGRKLAVECTGEGVLFIEAEADVRLEHFGDALQPPFPCLEELVFDVPGSSEVLGSPLLLFQVTRLACGGFILAVRLHHTMADAQGLVQFLXAPSVRPVWGRELLEARDPPRPGFAHREYDVVPDTKGTIVPLDDMAHRSFFFGRQEVAAIRAHLPPHLRSRASTFDLLTGLLWKCRTVALAPDADEVMRMICIVNARGGKSGVAIPEGYYGNAFAFPVAVATAGDLCAKPLGYAVELVKQAKGEVDLEYMRSVADLMVLRGRPHFTVVRAYLASDVTKAGFGDLDFGWGKPVYGGPAKGGVGAIPGVASFFIPFKNAKGEDGIVVPMCLPGPAMDRFVEEMGKLLSPPAQQQDASPTRSAL; encoded by the exons ATGGCGGGCACGGCGGCAGCGCTGAAGTTCACTGTGCGCAGGCGGCCCGCGGTGCTGGTGGCGCCGGCGGCGCCGACGCCGCGGGAGCTGAAGCGGCTCTCGGACATCGACGACCAGGACGGGCTGCGGTTCCACATCCCCGTCATCCAGTTCTACCGCCGGAGCGCGCTTATGGGCGGCCGGGACCCCGCGCCGGTGATCCGCGACGCGGTGGCCAAGGCGCTTGTGCACTACTACCCATTCGCCGGGCGGCTCAGGGAGCTTGAGGGGCGCAAGCTCGCCGTGGAGTGTACCGGCGAGGGCGTCTTATTTATCGAGGCCGAGGCGGACGTTCGGCTTGAGCACTTCGGGGACGCGCTGCAGCCGCCGTTCCCGTGCCTCGAGGAGCTCGTCTTCGACGTCCCCGGCTCGTCCGAGGTCCTGGGCTCACCGCTCCTCCTCTTCCAG GTGACGCGGCTGGCGTGCGGGGGCTTCATCCTGGCGGTGCGGCTGCACCACACGATGGCGGACGCGCAGGGGCTGGTGCAGTTCCT GGCGCCGTCGGTGCGACCGGTGTGGGGGCGCGAGCTGCTGGAGGCGCGCGACCCCCCGCGGCCGGGCTTCGCGCACCGCGAGTACGACGTGGTTCCGGACACCAAGGGCACCATTGTGCCGCTCGACGACATGGCGCACCGCTCCTTCTTCTTCGGGCGCCAGGAGGTCGCGGCCATCCGCGCCCACCTCCCGCCGCACCTTCGGTCCCGTGCCTCCACGTTCGACCTCCTCACGGGGCTACTCTGGAAGTGCCGCACCGTCGCCCTCGCCCCGGACGCCGACGAGGTGATGCGGATGATCTGCATCGTCAACGCCCGCGGCGGCAAGTCCGGGGTCGCCATCCCCGAGGGCTACTACGGCAACGCGTTCGCGTTCCCGGTGGCCGTCGCCACGGCTGGAGACCTCTGCGCGAAACCCCTGGGCTACGCCGTGGAGCTAGTGAAGCAGGCCAAGGGCGAGGTGGACCTGGAGTACATGCGGTCGGTGGCTGACCTGATGGTGCTGCGTGGGCGGCCCCACTTCACGGTGGTGCGCGCGTACCTGGCGTCGGACGTGACCAAGGCCGGGTTCGGCGACCTGGACTTCGGCTGGGGCAAGCCGGTGTACGGCGGCCCCGCGAAGGGCGGCGTCGGAGCCATCCCCGGGGTGGCCAGCTTCTTCATCCCGTTCAAGAACGCCAAGGGCGAGGACGGCATCGTCGTTCCGATGTGCCTACCCGGCCCCGCCATGGACAGGTTCGTGGAGGAGATGGGCAAGCTGCTGAGCCCGCCCGCGCAGCAGCAGGACGCGTCCCCCACGAGGTCCGCGCTCTGA